In Juglans microcarpa x Juglans regia isolate MS1-56 chromosome 4S, Jm3101_v1.0, whole genome shotgun sequence, a single window of DNA contains:
- the LOC121263724 gene encoding phosphopantothenoylcysteine decarboxylase subunit VHS3-like encodes MDMDTFRSNAVALECFLCSVMEAVVVETAIVAAIVAAKSLPFSLSMMGLSPIGMDILHKEPDSSGGFPLSELHAVKKPGPENKDASETEDDEDEEEDDDAADDEDVDGGNDDDAHNDGGEGDGDPEDEPEANGDGGSDDDDEDDDDDDDDDGEEEEEDDDEEEDEEEDEEETPQPPAKKRK; translated from the exons ATGGATATGGATACTTTTCGCTCGAACGCCGTTGCTCTGGAGTGTTTTCTTTGCTCTGTGATGGAGGCTGTGGTGGTTGAGACTGCCATTGTCGCTGCCATTGTCGCTGCCAAgtctcttcctttctctctctcgatg atgGGACTTTCGCCAATTGGAATGGATATTTTGCACAAAGAGCCAGACTCATCTGGAGG GTTTCCATTGTCTGAGCTGCATGCAGTGAAAAAACCTGGTCCCGAGAACAAAGATGCCAGTGAAACAgaggatgatgaagatgaggaggaggatgatgatGCGGCAGATGATGAGGACGTTGATGGAGGCAATGATGATGATGCACATAATGATGGTGGTGAGGGTGATGGGGATCCCGAAGATGAGCCTGAAGCAAATGGTGATGGTggaagtgatgatgatgatgaggatgatgatgatgatgatgatgatgatggggaggaggaagaagaagatgatgacgaagaagaggatgaggaggaagatgaggaagagACACCTCAGCCACCTGCGAAGAAGAGGAAATGA
- the LOC121263725 gene encoding TPD1 protein homolog 1-like — translation MSPMAAIINKNLFLVLSLSLIIGLGHCQCSLKQIAITQTDTGATIHNKPEWKVTIHNVCSCAVLHLKLACSGFQTVEDIDPSVLSISNGECLVNNGQPIYPSNTYSFTYAWDTSFPFKPVYSEVACS, via the exons ATGTCTCCAATGGCTGCCATCATCAACAAGAATTTATTCTTAGTTCTCTCTCTGAGTCTGATCATTGGCCTAG gccattgccaatgctctctGAAACAAATTGCGATTACCCAAACTGATACAGGAGCTACAATTCATAATAAACCGGAGTGGAAGGTGACAATTCACAATGTCTGTTCTTGTGCTGTATTGCACCTGAAATTAGCTTGCAGTGGTTTTCAAACCGTGGAAGATATTGACCCTTCAGTCTTGAGCATATCCAATGGCGAGTGTCTTGTCAACAATGGTCAACCCATCTATCCATCTAATACATACAGCTTCACCTATGCTTGGGATACTTCGTTTCCTTTCAAGCCAGTTTACTCTGAGGTTGCTTGTTCTTAA
- the LOC121262694 gene encoding TPD1 protein homolog 1-like → MSLIHTRIFSSSLLIKQGILNHRHGHCQCSLKQIAIIQTDTGATIHNKPEWKVTIHNVCSCAVLHLKLDCSGFQTVEDIDPSVLSISNGECLVNNGQPIYPSTTFSFTYAWDTSFPFKPVYSEVACS, encoded by the exons atgagtttgattcataCTCGTATCTTTTCGTCTAGTctcctcattaaacagggcatccttaaccatcgtcatg gtcattgccaatgctctcTGAAACAAATTGCGATTATCCAAACTGATACAGGAGCTACAATTCATAATAAACCAGAGTGGAAGGTGACAATTCACAATGTCTGTTCTTGTGCTGTATTGCACCTGAAATTAGATTGCAGTGGTTTTCAAACCGTGGAAGATATTGACCCTTCAGTCTTGAGCATATCCAATGGCGAGTGTCTTGTCAACAATGGCCAACCCATCTATCCTTCTACTACATTCAGCTTCACCTATGCTTGGGATACTTCGTTTCCTTTCAAGCCAGTTTACTCTGAGGTTGCTTGTTCTTAA